In a single window of the Alphaproteobacteria bacterium LSUCC0684 genome:
- a CDS encoding nitrite/sulfite reductase — protein MYQYTDFDHTYLKHRIREFREHVKLRVQGVLTEDEFKPLRLQNGLYLQLHAYMLRVAIPYGTLSGRQMRKLADIAEAYDKGYGHFTTRQNIQFNWIRLPDVPDALEALAEVDMHTIQTSGNCIRNVTADHFAGAVADEVEDPRIIAEMLRQWSTGHPEYAFLPRKFKIAVTGSADDRAVVAFHDIGIRALLNEVGEKGYKIWVGGGLGRTPRVGRVLTEFLPEKDLLAYIDSILHVYNRFGRRDNKYKARIKILIDEIGIDEARHWINSHFQSIRGTVSPPDEMMHRIRESFTTPDFSRARDHDLEQDKLISPGFAQWCENNLARHRDPLHRIVSISLKAPGQTPGDASAEQMRVLADLAEHYAHDEIRVSHEQNIILPHVPAEHLLAVYTELAKAGLATSNIGLLSDIIACPGMDYCALATARSIPVAKDIALRFAALRKEHEIGPLKIKISGCINACGHHHVGHIGILGLDRAGVENYQITLGGDGTEDATLGERTGPGFAAEDLLLAIERIIQFYLGHRHNRDETFLAFYRRVGLAPFKTVLYPDTAMRKTG, from the coding sequence ATGTATCAGTATACTGATTTTGACCACACCTATCTCAAGCACCGGATCAGGGAATTTCGTGAACATGTAAAGCTGCGTGTTCAGGGGGTGCTGACCGAAGATGAATTCAAGCCGCTGCGGCTTCAGAACGGGCTTTATCTCCAGCTTCATGCCTATATGCTCCGGGTTGCCATCCCCTATGGGACGCTCAGCGGTCGTCAGATGCGCAAACTTGCCGATATTGCCGAGGCCTATGACAAAGGCTACGGGCATTTCACCACCCGGCAGAATATCCAGTTCAACTGGATCCGTCTTCCGGATGTTCCCGATGCGCTTGAGGCGCTGGCCGAGGTGGATATGCACACCATCCAGACCTCGGGAAACTGTATCCGCAATGTCACGGCGGATCACTTTGCCGGTGCTGTGGCCGATGAGGTGGAGGACCCCCGCATCATCGCCGAAATGCTGCGCCAGTGGTCAACCGGGCATCCGGAATACGCCTTCCTGCCGCGCAAGTTCAAGATTGCCGTCACCGGTTCCGCCGACGATCGTGCGGTGGTGGCATTCCATGATATCGGGATCAGGGCTCTTCTTAACGAGGTTGGGGAAAAGGGATACAAGATCTGGGTTGGCGGCGGCCTTGGGCGGACGCCACGCGTCGGCCGGGTGCTGACGGAATTCCTGCCCGAGAAGGACCTGCTGGCCTATATCGATTCCATCCTTCATGTCTATAACCGTTTCGGCCGCCGCGATAACAAGTACAAGGCGCGGATCAAGATCCTGATTGACGAGATTGGGATTGACGAAGCGAGGCACTGGATCAACAGTCATTTTCAGTCTATCCGCGGAACGGTATCTCCACCGGATGAGATGATGCACCGGATCAGGGAGAGTTTCACCACGCCGGATTTCAGCCGCGCCCGGGATCATGATCTTGAGCAGGACAAGTTGATTTCCCCCGGTTTTGCCCAATGGTGCGAGAACAATCTGGCAAGGCATCGTGATCCGCTTCATCGTATCGTGAGCATTTCCCTCAAGGCACCCGGCCAGACACCTGGAGATGCCTCGGCCGAACAGATGCGGGTGCTGGCCGATCTGGCTGAACACTATGCCCATGATGAAATCCGTGTCAGCCATGAGCAGAATATCATTCTTCCCCATGTACCGGCGGAGCATCTTCTTGCCGTCTATACCGAACTTGCCAAAGCCGGACTTGCCACAAGCAATATCGGGCTGTTGTCCGACATCATTGCCTGCCCGGGGATGGATTACTGTGCGCTGGCCACCGCACGGTCTATCCCTGTTGCCAAGGATATCGCGCTGAGATTTGCAGCCTTACGCAAGGAGCATGAGATCGGGCCGCTCAAGATCAAGATATCCGGATGCATCAATGCCTGCGGGCATCATCATGTCGGTCATATCGGCATACTCGGGCTTGATCGCGCGGGGGTTGAAAACTATCAGATCACCCTTGGAGGCGACGGAACAGAGGATGCCACGCTGGGGGAGCGGACAGGCCCTGGATTTGCCGCCGAAGACTTGCTGCTTGCCATTGAAAGGATCATCCAGTTCTATCTCGGGCATCGACATAACAGGGATGAGACGTTCCTTGCATTCTACCGCCGGGTTGGTTTGGCGCCATTCAAGACGGTTCTTTATCCCGACACTGCAATGCGAAAGACAGGCTAG
- a CDS encoding DUF934 domain-containing protein, with product MLTIVSREGFSADNWAERPQAGLDDALQRKLPRDAHLRLENTAEVENLIPILSRLDAISVHFPSPHDGRGFSLARKLRNLGYEGALRAEGHLHVGQFRHALECGFTELALSPDVVMRMPEKYWLNAIGERNLSYQQQFLQG from the coding sequence ATGCTTACCATTGTTTCAAGAGAAGGTTTTTCCGCCGATAATTGGGCTGAACGGCCCCAGGCAGGTTTGGACGATGCGTTGCAGCGCAAACTCCCCCGGGATGCGCATCTCCGTCTTGAGAATACAGCCGAAGTCGAAAACCTGATCCCGATCCTTTCCCGACTTGATGCGATTTCTGTTCACTTTCCTTCACCGCATGACGGGCGTGGCTTCTCGCTGGCCCGAAAACTGCGTAACCTCGGATATGAAGGGGCCTTGCGGGCGGAAGGCCATCTCCATGTCGGGCAGTTTCGCCATGCCCTCGAATGCGGGTTCACGGAATTGGCATTGTCCCCTGATGTGGTCATGCGGATGCCGGAAAAATACTGGCTCAATGCGATCGGGGAAAGAAACCTCAGTTATCAGCAGCAATTTTTGCAAGGCTGA
- a CDS encoding tripartite tricarboxylate transporter substrate binding protein: MTIFSTKTLTAVAVAATIAGVASIANAGECRRAEASMDKPGGFPDRALTMIVPYGPAGGSGQVAAAMAEAVTELTGVSINRDHKPGGSGSVGMTAYMAMPADGYNVLEHIDDASSAHALDSSKPNPASDLTPLVVSQVTFSQIYIRSNETRFTDWPSFVEWVKAQDGKATIANVSAEGSMERVTMKFITDATGMKIQQISFDKGAPRYGALLGGQVDALFEQPGDVRKFLDAGNFKPILSIFNERPGIFADVPTHREMGMDFEPLLRFRGFYVHKGIPEDRLNWLKWAFQRAYCQDSYQKYNDSKFMNVIDSYRDTEGAIKLISNSINQYREVYKEMGLDVK, translated from the coding sequence GTGACAATTTTTTCAACAAAGACACTGACAGCGGTTGCTGTCGCCGCCACGATCGCAGGCGTGGCAAGCATCGCAAATGCAGGAGAGTGCCGCCGCGCCGAAGCCAGCATGGACAAGCCGGGTGGCTTCCCTGATCGTGCCCTGACCATGATTGTACCCTATGGCCCTGCCGGAGGTTCCGGTCAGGTTGCCGCAGCCATGGCTGAAGCTGTGACTGAACTTACCGGCGTCAGCATCAACCGTGACCACAAGCCAGGCGGGTCAGGCTCGGTCGGGATGACCGCCTATATGGCCATGCCAGCAGATGGTTACAACGTGCTTGAACATATCGATGACGCCTCATCGGCACATGCGCTTGATTCAAGCAAGCCCAACCCGGCCAGCGATCTCACCCCGCTGGTTGTTTCGCAGGTGACCTTCTCCCAGATCTATATTCGCAGCAACGAAACACGCTTTACCGACTGGCCAAGCTTTGTTGAATGGGTCAAGGCGCAGGATGGCAAGGCCACGATCGCCAATGTTTCGGCCGAAGGATCCATGGAACGGGTGACGATGAAATTCATCACCGATGCCACGGGCATGAAGATTCAGCAGATTTCCTTCGATAAGGGTGCACCACGTTATGGCGCACTTCTCGGCGGCCAGGTTGATGCCCTGTTCGAGCAGCCGGGTGATGTCCGGAAATTCCTCGATGCCGGCAATTTCAAGCCGATTCTCAGCATTTTCAACGAGCGCCCGGGCATCTTTGCCGATGTTCCGACCCATAGGGAAATGGGCATGGATTTCGAACCTCTTCTGCGGTTCCGTGGTTTCTATGTCCACAAGGGCATTCCCGAAGATCGCCTCAACTGGCTTAAATGGGCTTTCCAGCGTGCCTACTGTCAGGACAGCTATCAGAAATATAATGACAGCAAGTTCATGAATGTCATTGACAGCTACCGTGATACCGAAGGTGCCATCAAGCTGATCAGCAACTCGATCAACCAGTATCGTGAGGTCTACAAGGAGATGGGCCTTGACGTTAAGTAA
- a CDS encoding tripartite tricarboxylate transporter TctB family protein has translation MGNLTRAHLVETGIWLFICIVFFGFSFEFNKTIEIYKFGATGWPRSILLLLILVGAGNLYYAWNNGSETQKGRVGFSEESSEVSYNSMGQVIKTSFILLLPLFYAILLKPVGFYAGTPFFIALIMLAWGERRVGKILLVTLVIYAFLIFLFMFLLNAPLPQGNVSPFYDFSAFMLKTKTQLQQLM, from the coding sequence ATGGGCAATCTAACGCGCGCGCATCTTGTCGAGACCGGAATATGGCTGTTTATTTGCATTGTTTTTTTCGGTTTTTCCTTTGAATTCAACAAAACAATTGAAATTTATAAATTTGGTGCAACAGGCTGGCCGAGATCCATCCTTCTTCTCTTGATCCTTGTCGGGGCTGGCAATCTCTATTACGCGTGGAATAACGGCTCCGAGACGCAGAAAGGCCGTGTCGGCTTCAGCGAGGAAAGCAGTGAAGTCAGCTACAATTCCATGGGGCAGGTGATCAAGACATCCTTTATCCTTTTACTGCCTCTCTTTTATGCAATCCTGCTTAAACCGGTCGGGTTTTACGCCGGAACACCGTTTTTCATCGCCCTGATCATGCTGGCCTGGGGAGAGCGGCGTGTTGGCAAGATCCTGCTGGTTACCCTCGTGATCTACGCGTTTCTGATCTTTTTATTCATGTTTCTCCTTAATGCGCCCTTGCCGCAGGGCAATGTCTCGCCGTTCTATGATTTCAGTGCGTTCATGCTCAAGACAAAAACGCAGCTTCAGCAGTTGATGTAA
- a CDS encoding tripartite tricarboxylate transporter permease, which translates to MWENFLTGTATLFGDPFTIAIFIFGVLGGMLFGAIPGVSMLTLAAILLPFTADLDPAQGVMLFAVIYCTGTYGGAITAILFNIPGAPENAPTSFDGYPMTRQGKAAKAVGAAVLCSAIGGTASALVMMLATEPLAKWAIMNIGPPEIFALVFFGLAVASTVGGRTIWKGWLSVLLGLLIATIGQDPVGGINRYNFGFSDLAAGIAFVPAILGFFAVSEVFVQAEKKASGKYEAPELSVNFPTFRELWAHKIAVIRSIFVGFFCGILPGIGATLAAFMGYGEAVRWSKNKEEFGKGKLEGVISSETANNAATGAAMIPLLALGLPGGALTAMMVAVFQMHDLEPGPLVFYNSPDLIWIVFAAMFYANLSILFIGLLETKTILYLLKIPFQFLAPLILMLASIGAYIGRGLVLDVMVMFAAGIIGFLLRRSGYSIPGIVLGLILGKIGEQNFAQGMQMVHYDLVTYFSRPICTILIVAGALTLLRGVYSAIQSSRSTEAV; encoded by the coding sequence ATGTGGGAGAATTTTCTGACAGGTACGGCGACGCTTTTTGGCGACCCTTTCACAATTGCGATTTTCATTTTCGGGGTGCTTGGCGGAATGCTGTTCGGGGCGATCCCGGGTGTGAGCATGCTTACGCTTGCCGCCATTCTTCTGCCATTTACCGCTGATCTTGATCCGGCCCAGGGGGTGATGCTGTTTGCGGTGATCTACTGTACCGGCACCTATGGTGGAGCCATCACGGCTATTCTCTTCAATATTCCCGGCGCGCCTGAAAACGCCCCCACGTCATTTGATGGCTACCCCATGACACGTCAGGGGAAGGCGGCCAAGGCTGTCGGCGCTGCGGTGTTGTGTTCTGCCATTGGCGGGACCGCATCGGCCCTTGTGATGATGTTGGCGACCGAACCTCTGGCGAAATGGGCGATCATGAATATCGGCCCGCCAGAAATCTTCGCGCTGGTCTTCTTCGGGCTTGCGGTGGCTTCCACCGTTGGCGGGCGGACGATCTGGAAAGGCTGGCTTTCGGTGCTTCTCGGTCTCTTGATTGCGACGATCGGCCAGGATCCAGTTGGCGGGATAAACCGCTATAATTTCGGCTTTTCCGATCTTGCCGCCGGTATCGCCTTTGTGCCGGCGATATTGGGTTTCTTTGCGGTATCCGAAGTTTTCGTACAGGCCGAAAAGAAGGCAAGCGGCAAATACGAAGCACCTGAACTGAGCGTCAACTTCCCCACATTCCGGGAGCTCTGGGCGCATAAAATTGCAGTTATCAGATCTATTTTTGTCGGGTTCTTCTGCGGGATCCTTCCCGGGATTGGCGCCACGCTTGCGGCCTTCATGGGGTATGGTGAAGCGGTGCGCTGGTCAAAGAACAAGGAAGAATTCGGCAAAGGCAAGCTTGAGGGCGTGATCTCTTCGGAAACAGCAAACAATGCTGCCACCGGAGCTGCGATGATTCCGCTTCTTGCGCTTGGTCTTCCGGGTGGTGCGCTGACCGCGATGATGGTGGCTGTTTTCCAGATGCATGATCTTGAGCCGGGGCCACTTGTCTTCTACAACTCTCCCGATCTGATCTGGATTGTTTTCGCGGCCATGTTCTACGCAAATCTGTCTATTCTTTTCATCGGGCTGCTGGAAACAAAGACAATTCTCTATCTTCTGAAAATCCCGTTTCAGTTTCTGGCGCCACTCATCCTGATGCTGGCCAGCATCGGGGCGTATATCGGTCGCGGCCTGGTGCTTGATGTGATGGTGATGTTTGCCGCAGGCATAATCGGTTTTCTTCTGCGCCGTTCCGGCTATTCCATTCCAGGTATCGTGCTCGGGTTGATTCTCGGAAAAATCGGTGAGCAGAATTTCGCCCAGGGGATGCAGATGGTCCATTATGATCTGGTTACATATTTTTCACGCCCGATTTGCACTATTCTGATTGTCGCCGGAGCGCTCACCCTGTTGAGGGGGGTGTATTCAGCAATTCAGTCATCAAGGTCAACGGAGGCAGTTTGA
- a CDS encoding aldehyde dehydrogenase family protein — MTTAEDDIAAIDAIVARARAAQAEYEKNGAQELFDRACQAVAWALMEPGRNAELAVMAVDETGLGNAEDKIRKNHNKTLGLMRDIKDVKAFGHIEDDDAKGLSIYYRPKGVIAAIVPSTNPLATPTNNIINALKTGNAIIVAPSPKGAKPMIRLLGYIHAELDKIGVSRDLVQMVPAPPSKDKTRRLMEIADLLVVTGSQNNVRAGYSSGTPAIGVGQGNVVSIIDETADIPGAAEKIAASKVFDNATSCSSENAVIAVSSVYDEVVAELEAAGGLLLNPDEVKRLEEVHWHDGRMTTMLLAKDIDVIIDALDLKSRAGANTRFLIAPAEKAGPDAIISGEKMSRFLALYRAEDFDAAVDLARTIQDYQGAGHSLSLHSSLDERARHLAMAARTCRVIVNQAHCFANGGFFNNGLPFSLSMGCGSWGGNSIDDNLNWRHFINRVRVVREIAENKPELEDIFGNYWNTFGK; from the coding sequence ATGACAACAGCTGAAGATGATATCGCCGCCATTGATGCGATTGTTGCCCGTGCCCGTGCAGCCCAGGCCGAATATGAGAAAAACGGCGCACAGGAGCTGTTTGATCGTGCGTGTCAGGCTGTTGCCTGGGCGCTGATGGAGCCGGGACGGAATGCCGAACTTGCGGTGATGGCAGTTGATGAAACAGGGCTCGGCAACGCCGAAGACAAGATCAGAAAGAACCATAACAAGACCTTGGGTCTGATGCGCGACATCAAGGACGTCAAGGCGTTTGGCCATATTGAAGATGATGATGCGAAAGGTCTTTCGATATATTACCGGCCCAAGGGCGTGATCGCCGCCATTGTGCCGTCGACCAATCCACTGGCAACACCAACCAACAACATCATCAACGCCCTCAAGACAGGTAACGCCATCATCGTGGCGCCGTCTCCCAAGGGGGCGAAGCCGATGATACGTCTTCTTGGCTATATTCACGCTGAACTCGACAAGATCGGGGTGTCGCGTGATCTTGTTCAGATGGTTCCGGCTCCGCCGTCCAAGGACAAGACCAGGAGATTGATGGAGATTGCTGATCTTCTTGTCGTGACAGGCTCGCAAAACAATGTCCGGGCAGGATATTCCTCGGGCACGCCGGCGATAGGTGTCGGGCAGGGAAATGTTGTCAGTATTATCGATGAAACAGCTGATATTCCGGGTGCCGCGGAAAAGATCGCCGCGTCCAAAGTCTTTGATAATGCCACGTCCTGTTCGTCGGAAAACGCCGTGATTGCCGTCTCGTCCGTCTATGATGAGGTCGTGGCCGAACTGGAGGCGGCGGGAGGTCTTCTTCTCAATCCGGATGAGGTTAAACGCCTTGAGGAGGTGCACTGGCACGACGGCAGGATGACAACAATGCTGCTGGCCAAGGATATCGATGTCATCATCGACGCGCTTGATCTGAAATCAAGGGCCGGCGCCAATACTAGATTTCTGATTGCACCAGCGGAAAAGGCCGGTCCTGACGCGATCATTTCCGGGGAGAAAATGTCTCGTTTTCTTGCCCTCTATCGCGCCGAGGATTTTGATGCCGCGGTGGATCTCGCAAGGACGATACAGGATTATCAGGGCGCGGGGCATTCGCTCAGCCTGCATTCATCACTGGATGAAAGGGCGCGGCACCTTGCCATGGCAGCAAGGACCTGCCGGGTGATCGTCAATCAGGCGCATTGTTTTGCCAATGGCGGGTTTTTTAATAATGGTCTTCCGTTCTCCCTGTCCATGGGTTGCGGCAGTTGGGGCGGAAATTCGATCGACGACAACCTGAATTGGCGTCACTTCATCAACCGTGTCCGGGTTGTTCGCGAAATAGCTGAAAACAAGCCGGAACTGGAAGATATTTTTGGTAACTACTGGAATACGTTCGGGAAGTAA
- a CDS encoding class I adenylate-forming enzyme family protein produces the protein MADLPRDLRQQIEFNARTHGDKQWLVSPETGKTVSYAEAVSRVREIAAHLAGLGFRPGDRIAVAAHNSIGSCLAFMGITYGGFHATPLNLVAGARVMAYVLNHSGAGLIFVADDCRVEIEEAAAEAGTSPQLVALHPEKGPDWPEGATPSEPVIPSSEAPALLMYTSGTTGNPKGVMLSHANLLAAGRNVADGHGIGPDDAGLCVLPIYHINGLCVTVMGTLVSASTLVMPYRFSVNRFWDQIKSNNCSWFSAVPTLFAYLLNSPDDAGDLGRLRFSRSASSPLPPEIHRRFEDRFGIPIIETMGLTETGAQILSNPMPPAERKIGSPGVAVGNEVIIGDENQQPVAPGVTGEILVRGDNVMLGYLNQPDETAKTITADGWLRTGDLGHMDEDGYVFVSGRIKELIIKGGENIAPREIDEVLLEHPSVLEAAAFSMPCDKYGERVEACIRLKDGKDVEIDHLIRHCQERLGKFKSPDMVHVLDDLPKGPSGKVQRMKLKPLVYPDQG, from the coding sequence ATGGCTGATCTTCCGCGTGATCTCCGCCAGCAGATCGAATTCAACGCAAGGACCCATGGCGATAAACAATGGCTGGTTTCACCTGAAACAGGTAAGACCGTGAGCTATGCGGAGGCGGTCTCCAGAGTAAGGGAAATCGCCGCCCATCTTGCCGGTCTCGGCTTCAGGCCCGGAGACAGGATCGCGGTTGCGGCGCATAATTCCATCGGCTCATGTCTTGCTTTCATGGGTATCACCTATGGCGGTTTTCACGCCACCCCTTTAAATCTTGTGGCTGGAGCCAGGGTCATGGCCTATGTGCTCAATCACTCAGGCGCCGGGCTGATTTTTGTTGCCGATGATTGCCGGGTCGAAATCGAAGAAGCGGCGGCCGAGGCAGGAACTTCACCCCAACTTGTTGCGCTGCATCCTGAAAAGGGACCAGACTGGCCAGAGGGGGCCACACCTTCGGAGCCAGTCATTCCCTCTTCCGAGGCCCCGGCGCTGCTGATGTACACATCCGGGACAACGGGCAACCCCAAAGGGGTAATGCTCAGCCATGCCAATCTGCTGGCGGCAGGGCGGAACGTCGCTGATGGCCATGGCATAGGTCCCGACGATGCCGGATTATGTGTTCTGCCGATCTATCATATCAACGGGCTTTGCGTGACGGTGATGGGAACACTTGTTTCCGCAAGCACGCTGGTCATGCCGTACCGGTTTTCGGTCAACCGTTTCTGGGATCAGATCAAATCCAACAACTGCAGCTGGTTTTCAGCGGTACCGACATTGTTTGCGTATTTGCTCAACAGTCCGGATGATGCGGGTGACCTTGGACGTCTTCGGTTCTCGCGTTCCGCTTCCTCGCCGCTGCCGCCGGAAATTCACCGCCGCTTTGAAGATCGTTTCGGGATTCCGATCATTGAAACAATGGGCCTGACGGAAACCGGCGCGCAGATACTTTCCAATCCCATGCCGCCGGCTGAACGCAAAATCGGATCCCCTGGCGTGGCGGTTGGCAATGAAGTCATCATTGGTGATGAAAATCAGCAGCCTGTTGCCCCCGGTGTCACCGGGGAAATCCTCGTTCGAGGTGACAACGTGATGCTTGGATATCTTAACCAGCCCGATGAAACGGCCAAGACAATCACCGCCGATGGCTGGCTCAGAACGGGTGATCTTGGTCATATGGATGAAGACGGATATGTCTTCGTTTCCGGCCGGATCAAGGAGCTGATCATCAAGGGGGGAGAGAATATTGCGCCGCGTGAGATTGATGAAGTTCTGCTTGAGCATCCATCCGTGCTTGAAGCGGCGGCCTTCTCCATGCCTTGCGACAAATATGGTGAGCGTGTCGAAGCCTGTATCCGTCTCAAAGATGGCAAAGATGTCGAAATTGATCATCTCATCCGGCATTGCCAGGAACGGCTGGGTAAATTCAAGTCGCCCGACATGGTTCATGTGCTGGATGATCTGCCCAAGGGTCCTTCGGGCAAGGTGCAACGGATGAAGCTTAAACCTCTGGTCTATCCGGATCAGGGATAG
- a CDS encoding sulfite exporter TauE/SafE family protein, translating to MPENFLSLIMPSLDITVLLVMMVTFFISGTVKGFLGIGLPAAAMGLLTLVTTPTHAIALLTLPIIFTNLTQFGRAANKVEIAKTYWVFALAIMIAIFVTSLFINRYPTSFLTVSIGIAMIVFALNGLYGIRLPIGPGRGWQAGFGLVSGILGGLSSIWSPTVAMYLIARNLEKDDFIAATGFLFLAGCFPLALGLYLAGTLTVETMLQSLIGMVVVLTGFRIGEILRNHVPQQTFRKIVLIAFLCMGARLIAVGLF from the coding sequence GTGCCAGAAAATTTTCTCAGTCTCATCATGCCGTCGCTGGATATCACTGTTCTTCTCGTGATGATGGTGACTTTTTTCATCTCTGGCACTGTTAAGGGATTTCTCGGGATTGGTCTGCCCGCCGCTGCCATGGGGCTGCTCACGCTTGTCACAACCCCGACGCATGCGATTGCCTTGCTGACCCTGCCGATCATTTTCACAAATCTGACCCAATTCGGCCGTGCGGCAAACAAGGTGGAGATAGCAAAGACCTATTGGGTATTCGCGCTGGCGATCATGATTGCGATTTTCGTCACCTCGCTATTCATCAACCGATATCCGACCTCCTTTCTTACCGTTTCGATCGGTATTGCGATGATCGTCTTTGCCTTGAACGGTCTTTACGGGATACGCCTGCCGATCGGACCTGGCAGGGGCTGGCAGGCTGGTTTCGGCTTGGTTTCCGGTATCCTTGGCGGGCTCAGTTCCATCTGGTCGCCTACGGTTGCGATGTATCTGATCGCCCGTAACCTGGAAAAGGATGATTTCATTGCCGCAACCGGGTTCCTGTTTCTGGCTGGATGCTTTCCGCTGGCCCTCGGTCTTTATCTTGCGGGAACGCTGACCGTTGAAACGATGCTGCAGTCGCTCATCGGCATGGTGGTGGTGCTGACCGGGTTTCGCATTGGTGAGATTTTGCGCAACCATGTCCCGCAGCAGACTTTCCGCAAGATTGTGCTGATCGCGTTTCTTTGCATGGGAGCCCGGCTGATTGCGGTGGGCCTTTTCTGA
- a CDS encoding NAD(P)H-dependent oxidoreductase: protein MFLFTELMARIEAGGSVRVALVGAGKFGSMFLAQVPTTPGLQVVIIADLDPEKARQSCRDVGWDEDRIAWTRFVEDGLAAITPEVDVIIEATGHPHAGIRHARAAIREGVHIIMVNVEADVLAGASLAAEARATGCVYSMAYGDQPALTAEMVEWARACGFRVMAAGKGTKYLPAYHASTPDSVWDHYGLSAEEAAEAGMNSKMFNSFLDGTKSALEMAAIANACDLMPPSDGLAFPPCGMDDLAQVLRPAEKGGVLEAEGMVEAVSSLNRDGSDVERDLRWGVYVVLEAPNDYAAACFRQYGMNTDTTGQFSAMYKPFHLIGLELNISVLAAGLLGRATGSTRYFRSDVVATAKRAMPTGTRLDGEGGHSVWGKLIPAERSLSLGGLPIGLAGDVNLIRQVKAGQMLTWDDIAWDEGDEIIRYRRAMEQTGAS from the coding sequence ATGTTTCTATTTACTGAATTGATGGCGCGCATCGAAGCAGGCGGCTCGGTCCGTGTGGCGCTTGTCGGGGCCGGCAAATTCGGCTCCATGTTTCTGGCCCAGGTGCCGACAACACCAGGCCTTCAGGTCGTCATCATTGCTGATCTTGATCCGGAGAAGGCGCGTCAATCCTGCCGGGATGTGGGATGGGATGAAGATCGCATTGCCTGGACCCGGTTCGTTGAGGACGGACTTGCCGCCATCACGCCTGAAGTTGATGTGATCATCGAAGCCACCGGTCATCCCCATGCGGGTATTCGCCATGCGCGCGCCGCCATCCGGGAGGGGGTGCATATCATTATGGTAAATGTCGAGGCTGATGTGCTTGCTGGCGCCAGCCTGGCGGCTGAAGCGCGCGCCACCGGATGTGTTTATTCCATGGCTTATGGCGATCAGCCGGCGCTGACAGCTGAGATGGTGGAATGGGCGCGGGCTTGCGGGTTTCGTGTCATGGCTGCCGGCAAGGGGACAAAATATCTGCCTGCCTATCATGCTTCTACACCTGATAGTGTCTGGGATCATTATGGATTGAGCGCGGAAGAGGCCGCTGAGGCAGGCATGAATTCAAAGATGTTCAATTCCTTTCTCGATGGCACGAAATCAGCGCTGGAAATGGCCGCGATTGCCAATGCCTGTGATCTGATGCCGCCTTCCGATGGGCTGGCTTTCCCGCCCTGCGGGATGGATGATCTGGCCCAGGTGTTGCGGCCCGCGGAAAAGGGCGGCGTGCTTGAGGCTGAGGGCATGGTTGAGGCGGTATCCTCCCTTAACCGTGACGGAAGCGATGTCGAAAGGGACTTGCGCTGGGGCGTTTATGTGGTGCTGGAAGCGCCAAACGATTACGCTGCCGCCTGTTTCCGTCAATACGGCATGAACACCGATACGACCGGTCAATTTTCCGCCATGTATAAACCGTTTCACCTGATCGGTCTTGAGTTGAATATCTCGGTTCTGGCGGCAGGGTTGCTTGGCCGTGCGACGGGATCCACGCGATATTTTCGTAGTGATGTCGTGGCCACAGCCAAAAGAGCTATGCCTACGGGCACAAGGCTCGATGGGGAAGGGGGGCATTCGGTCTGGGGTAAACTCATCCCAGCGGAGCGATCACTTTCTCTTGGCGGCCTGCCCATAGGTCTTGCGGGTGATGTGAATCTTATCAGGCAGGTAAAGGCTGGCCAGATGCTGACCTGGGATGATATTGCGTGGGATGAGGGCGATGAAATCATCCGCTATCGGCGTGCCATGGAACAAACCGGCGCCAGTTGA